The DNA sequence aattcagctttgattgttcctaataaactgtttaactgctcccccaagtggatattaaattatgttgtgggataattaaatatattctaaataaactacaaacataaaattatatagatttattttgttctcacattctttcttgtaactctttccctctcagtgacaaatctgaggctcattatgcagctcattctgcaggcctttgtcttctcaggtgtaaatcacaatgatattcatgatagttgacgcctactcgcatatgacttttaccaacaaaaagtgtcttaaatttaaatcaatatattgttttatgtgagtgagtaaacaagatgattttcacataatttagaaagaaaaattccaggctacaagctccagttctcaaaagtcccgggaaccaatgttctttatgtgtttttttgtgcattttgcatttttagtttttcactaaccacacataatattttttttctcaaaaatacaatcatgtacatgcatgcatttcacatattattatagaccagtttgtgctgattacagtgatatgaGACTTTATCCTTTtacatatttataagaaactgaaaaaagcacaaatgtcagggcatgacaaaacttctccaggccccaaaaatacccttagactccagagggttaaactaaATGGAATAACgaataaacgagccatttttccatttctcgttattgaattcatgttctctcacttgaatcctctcgAGTCTTtcgttttcagttttttttaattgaaaacggaTTTGGAATGGACGGAAGATACCCTGATTACGGTCCATTTATCTTTCGTCATTTGATTTTCTGCTTAAAAAGAAATGAAGAGAAATGAGAAAATGTTTAAGAAACAGAAAACtaaaatgtagctggatttttcgtatttttgtttatggGTAAAAAATttgattatgctttaatatttgtttgaatgtgtgggcggtgctgaaacgcccccccccccttcaTCCCTTCATCCCTTCTATACTGCACCGACAATATATAAataggtttgtttttgtttttattggcaaaacagaaattactttatttaatgacatttgcattttactgtaggcctatatgatctacaacgacatgaaatatgctgatttttagcctactaattttattctatgtctatttaagaaaaacctcacaggtAGCCTAACATGTTTTAACAGCCTAACGGAGTATagcaagtgcgtttgtgtgttcccGTCATTTcagtgacaaatgttttataaacaagccCAGGTCGACACTGGACTTGCACatcatttgctattaaaacatggagtgGTCAGTGATAAAATACcacattcatgtaagtacaacagcatcagatttctgtcttttgttggaaatcagcacataagtgaatatatgttaaaagaaacaacacaaaacatcagtattatagctccacccatggcacgcctccaggagctctgcttttttccggagagaatcggaaagctgtatttttcttttataaatatgataaaactaaagactttttggaaatatgaaggatgcagtactactctataggtactcaagactagcatgagattaggtgaaactgtgtatgttatgtaccctttaaataaaaataaataaataaataaaatgataggAAGATACCCTGATTGTATACATACCAAACAATACTTGTTTGtcttacttttttcatttttctcattattttagTTTCAATATTTTATAGAAAATCTTGTAATAATAGGTTTATTTTATCAACAAATAACCCCATGCATCCTAGGAGATACAACTTGTTAAATTAAAACATTcaagcaatattttaaataaaataacctttTAGGAACACTATTTCTATGCTGATGCCATTCTAGGGATTAAATCCACACACTCACCACTAAGATTAATATTCTGAGCTCTGGCCAGTACGACTCAGATTCCACTTGTTCAGCAAGACTGTCTTTCCCATCCAATTGTTCCCCCAATTTCCACTGGACAAAGCCACCGTACAAACTCCTGCATGCACTGCCAGAGCCCTGTCGCGCCACTGCAGACAATTGCTCGCTCTCCACACCGAACAACTGTGACAGAGTATACACTAAAACAAACCAAATTTTAACATTATGATCATTAGGAGAACAGGATGTCATACTAGTACAAGTACCAtggcaatcaaaattattcaacctccAGAAACTGTAATAATTTACAAATGTTAGTTTTtcttaagatcttttttttttctttgtagcaTCTACAACCATTTAGTGCCATGTTAAAATTGATCATGTCAATATataacttaatattttttaattacaggatcttttaaaaagaaaaaaaaaagaaaagaaatggtgGGGGGAGTGATTgaccagtgctctcttccactctcaataccaTGAATGAGTTGAGACCCAAACAAGGCAcggaacccctaactgctccccgagTGCCGCAGCACATATCCACCCAGtgttctgggtgtgtgttcacagtgtgtgtgtgtgtgtgtgtgtgttcactactcactgctttgtgtgtgcgcacttagattggttaaatgcagagcacaaattccaagtaggtgacaccatacttggctacacaTCATGTCActtttaaaacacaaatttaaGCCATTGGAAATTCTATAACAAAACttaattagcttgagctgttacacatacatacatttaaccCATGAATGTGCTAAAGTTGAGGAAAACCTTTGAGTGTGCTGgaagaatgttttatggagtgatgcaACCAAACCGGAACTTTTTggactatataaaggacatcatagATTCTTTGAAATACCAGGCCATTTTGGCAAAGACCGAAATACATTTAGTGTATAGTCTGAAGCTGATAATCTTTCCAGCCAGTCAACCATCCTAAAGTTTATATGCAAATCTACTGTTTGGTTCAGTACGTTTGGTTCGGGGATCAGTCATATAAAGTTTATATGTGGTTTGTTcagtctccagatttaaatctaattaaaaatatttattttattttattaattattacatttgattaatttgaagaaagcagttgcAACATGAAAACCATAGATCAATGATCAGGAAGCTTGAGGAACAAGCCAAGATTCCAGTAGAAATGTGCCTGAAGCTTGTAAGCACTTAAAGGTAAGATTTATTGGAGGTTACTGAATGAAAGATTATTTACAAATTTTAGCTTTTAAGGAttgaaaacattaataattagaaattaatcaaataagtaataattagaaattatttgatttctcatcaattttaagttttcagaatcacttaaatgtgtattaaaaaactttttataatagTTTACTAATTATGGGGTTAGAATTATTGCATATTTCCAGATAAACAGATTTTGagccacaaataaatgtaaccaaattcacaaataaaaagaATGAGACCACATAcagtttcacaaaaatgaattaaatttatGATTAGACAAGCAACCCTGTACCTTTGAAAGCATTTCAATAACGTTCCAActgcttatttgtttttttaaaaccattcaccgatatttaaattaaattaaattcaaaatcagtttatttgttttatgttctaCTTATGTCTTTTGAGTAttgtaaatgtaaacaataatgccaataaagctttgattctttattaatgtatttctgtAGGCCTAACTGACTTTACCGTATGGGAATTTACCATATTAGGCTATAATATTTCTATGGCTAGTTCTAAACATAGTGGAATGACAATACAGAATGTTAAACAAGTAAAGAGATAAGTAAAATTAAAGTAGAATCTCATTTTGTTGTtaaatttatttatcattttttaagcaaatctcattttgtttgttacattttttttttatcatttttgaaaACGTCTATATATTTATGGAACTCATTTGTGaatctctttacatttatttgtgcctcaaatatatatttatctggAATTACGCAACAGTTTCAACCCCATAACTGATACCTTGGTTGAACCATTTGCATAAAGTTATCTTAACGGCTGCAAAACGTCTTGCAAGTTGAGAGGGTTGAACAATTTTGATTGAAACTGTATATGCAATTTGTTTACACTCACCAAGACAGGCATATCCTGATGCAGAGGATGCCAGGCCAGCAGCAGTAGGAAAATTATTCACAGAGCAAATATGGACCTTATGAGAAACACTGCTGACATCAGAAGTGGAATCACCACTATTTCGTCTCTTGCGAGAAACCCTTCGAACTGGTGAATATAAATAAGATTGACATCACAATGATAGCTCCTGACATAAAGTTTAACTTATTGTAATGTTCTGAAAGCCAAGGACATACTTTCCTGCAGACATGACTGCAACCTGGAATTGCTGATATCCTCTTCTTTGCCATTCAACCAGATGCGGTCTTGTTGGAAATTTCTGCTGCATGCAATTGTGGTGGTTGTTTTGAGCTGAGAAAGAGAGTTATAGTATATAATGGTTCCCTCACTGTTTGAGCTAAATTTGGAGCGCTTTAAATGAATTGAGGTACAGTGACAGATGCTGACAGGGTTTATGGGTACTATCATTCACCTGGTCCTGATGCAGTGTTACGCTGAGGGATGAATTGATTGGCAGAATGAGATCTTCATCACGTTTCCCCCCTGATTGAATGTCAATTATAAATAACTCaataaaacacatgaaaacatAAGCAGAAcatgttaaatgtaatttcttattaatattcattgcaaatgttATTTCGAATCAAATTACTATTTACAGAAAGTGTAGACAGTTTACCGAAAACATATTTGGTCACTTAATTAAACACACTAACAAATGTGTGACCGGCACTGCATTGTATAAAGTGTATTGTTTACATCTTTACTAAAGTGTAAAATAAGTACAATTAAACACTCAAAACTttctcaaaacaaaaataatgatcatCTCACATCATAATAATCACAACTGAATGTTGAAACTACTGTTACTTAACTTTGAGAGATCATATGTTACGTTTAAAGTATGCACACTTACAGTATTTGATGACAGCGATGTTTACCGGTGCCGTGCAGGTGACCATAGAGAGACTTTGCTTGTCGTTTTCTGGcattttcataaattaataaaaaaaaatctacactcGGATAATTTAACAGAAGTGAATGATTATAAACAAGTAACTTGCACTGGTTACCAGCTTTTGTATAACAGTGTGAAAGCAAATGAAACACAACCTTGGGTTTGGATTGGTTCACGCTAAACAGGAGGATCCGTATTTGACCAATTAGAGAGATCACCGAACAACCCTATATTAAAGTGACCCAATCATTGGCGTCGGACCATGGTCTTACCAGAACTAGAGAATGAGATGACCTTATTATTGGAAGATAACAACCTTCACGGCTACACCATTGGAGAAAACTTAACGGACAACTTTGATCATGTGTGCGTTTCTAACATGGATGCTTCCTCGTTTCCTAGCCTTGCCTTTTCTTCCGTCCTCCTCCTGCCCGTAACCCGGAAATTCATCGAAACTATCATATTAAAGGACAtctcaaattgtttttttttcttcttcatagtaatgcattaaaaagtataaatatatattaatatataagataaaatattattaataactcCACGTCTTTGTTGCGTCTCTTTGTAGAAACGTTCCAACTAAAGTGAACAACTGAACCCTTCCAGAAGTCCGTTAGCCAAGGGAACATGCAATGTAATGTCTTCTCATGCGATGGTCACTTCCAGGAAGTGATTTCCGTTTGTGATCATGTGATCTTCAGATATTTGATCTTGCGATGCTTTTTAATGCAAAGTTGGGGTTGATTTCGATTAAACATACAAACGTAAGTAGAATAGACGaattatatttgtcttttttaaatgtaatataacatTGTTTTCGTCACTGATATAAATAGTGTAAGCAAGTTTAGTTTGAAAAAGTGTAATAGTAAATAAGACACAATTAGACAATATtcgaataaaataacaataataatgagaAGAAATAATCATTTGCAACAACCAATAAAGTGTTGAATTCTGCACGCACAAGCAGCGTTGTCAGGGTAAAGTTTGGGAGTTCCAAAGCCCTGCACCCTTCAAAGAACACACTTAAAGGGCTCTGCCATTCGAAGGGAGTAGGGCATAGGGATGCTCACTTCCGTTTAGAATTCGCCCTACTTACCGTCATAGCTTACCGTCGGTCTCacgcactgatctatatatatgatatatgttctattatagatcagtggtctcaCGCATGTCCACCATGCTTGTAGTTCTATTTATTAGTGTTTGTAGTCCTGAACCGAATCCTCGTCCAAAGCGAATGGGTTGTGgcaatatttactttattttactaaaTATAGTTTACTTTTATGTGCAGCCGCATAGTTAACACTCTTtaagtaaatacaataaaataaaaaaatcctgaaaaaagcagCTGCATCTTGTCACTTTTACTTTGtcatacttaataaaatatgattaacAAATGTCATTCATCGACATAACCATTAATTAATActctattttataataataacaacgatAATGAACACGCGTACTCCTCCATCGCAGAGccattgagaaaaaaaacaatatatatatagcccttacaattatacatatagcttttgtctcaaagttatcaccccaggcacgaatgagtgcaaatttggaaatgattttattcaacagttaaattaataagttaaattattattttattattatataaaattttgagtaggctatcatttcaatttaataaatagttggcgatagtttcacgaaaatagaaattttatttacatttactcaacccaatgttgtttcaaaccttatgcctttattgcgtttgaggaagatattttgaagaatgctgataaccaaactgttttagtctgtaaatatatgacgattcagatgcagcttctgaaacaaaagtagagcatatgtaattctaaattaaatatcaatttttaaaactacattattttttcttatatatatatatatatatatatatatatatatatatatatatatatatatatatatatatatatatatatatatatataaaataaaaaataatgtagttttaaaaattgatatttaatttaataattaataatgcatttaGGATAGTAAATAAGATTAAAGAGACGGAGTATGGGgattgaatgaaggcagtaaatgtttatttgttcaccTCAGATCATGAAAGCAGACTGCAGTATTGTCATTCATCATAAACAGTGTAGAGAGGGCTCCCTCGGAAGAAATCCTGCAGGCGCCCCTGAACATATGGGCTTAAATTTCAGGAACACTTAATTTGCtctatttcttaaaaacaaattcaaagaaAGTCACAGCTGATCGCGATGCATCTCCAAGCAAACACACAGctgtttctgaacaacgtttttgaatgaatctgcatttttgAACAAACCTAGCGAGTCAATGATTTACCCATCACCCATTCATAAAGAGAGTCATTTACTTTGTtcttaaatgaattaatgaatcgattaaataaatgattcattgataaggcagtgacatgctgccacctactgtcggtttcagtttaatttaaaagtataaatgagtcatttaaatagtttaatatttccattttcaaaactttatattttaaacattaattacatcgttcttatgaaatacattaacgCCACCTCTAAGTCTTCTCAAAAAGTCTGTATAATCCTTAATGCAACAGCAGAGTTCTGTGCCTCGCAAAGCTGAAATGTTGATGCTAATTTCATTTGACTGGTAACTTATTCTTCTGGAttgtattttactaatttaataaaattgagatggaaaatgggatcaaaaaggtaaaaaaaaaaaaaaaaaactaaaatattgccctatttatttatattcctaaacaaaaaaaatataaaaaaagaaatgtaagcatAGAGGCCTTGATACTGTAACGTTaccttttaaaaaactaattgcaAACGTTTATGCAAAGTGTATTATGTACAAATCATGCAATACTGTACCACTAAATAAGAAAGGTTTTGAGGGCTAAGCTAATCAGGCCAATAAGAGACAATTAATAATCaatctcattttttattaaatcattctttcatttcactaatcaatcttttttaatttttttattaaatacaaatgggTCATTAATGATGCTTACATTATAGCATGTGCAAATTCACAAACAAGGTATATATAATTTGGCCAAAATTACAGGTACCTATATTAATATtcaagaatgaataaatgtactgttattatagattacaaaggtatttataattaaatacatccaAAAGGTCAGGACTTgccatacattttcttatttaacCATTGTAAAAATTTCAAAATTTGGACTTATTTGTGTCATTCAATAACTATATCCCCTTTATCTATATTTGTAAttgctttattgtaaaataaatcaggtatctacttttgagtatgatttcagtttatcatatgttattatgtttttaaaaaaagaagaaaaagtaccctcagaagatattttagagcctaattgtgttaaatgtgaaaaagcaaacaaaatgtagttttaaatattaatatttaatttagaattacacatgctatacttttgtttcagaagctgcatctgaatcattgggttgagtaaatgtaaataaacagaatttctatttttgtgaaactatcgccaactatttattaaattgaaatgatagcctactcaaaatataatataataataaaataacaatattactttcttattaatttaactgttgaataaaataatttccaaatttgcactcattcATGACTGGGGTGATAACTTTATGAGACAAAAGCTCATTCAGGGGCATTTTTCCcctatatgtataattgtaagggctatccttgccatcttcgcgctcttgcaaactggatgctctgacttgccttagagtccttgtagccatgagaggtgtgtccatgtagatgagtaaataaatctgcatcttaagtggcgtgtCATGTTAACTTAACGTCTGTCGGCTTGTGGCATTATTTAACGCGTGGTGGCGTCTAGCATTAACTTATCGCATAACGGCGCTTATTTAACGCCTCgcggcgttatgaaaacggcgttttaaaattaatacggcATTGAAAAGCACGCGTTTTCTGGCCCACTTGGCTTTCCATACGGGCTTCCGTTTCCTCGCGTCCGAtttaggccctgtcccaaatggcacactccggacttgtggacttcctcagagtccacacttcggtgacgtcatgtagtgcagacctatagggcccttagcgcgagtccgcgagggtgcattgagaggtatttttgggacagactcgatcgtcacgccggaaacaggaagaaggtctggttgacttatccctctccatacggagatgaataaacttaaaggtcatctcatcagcccctttattagaaaaatatcacaaatatcattaaataaattacagtctttagcatagagaacaggattgattttaatttcccaaataatatgtccatgtgaaatacacagcctgcttttacagttctataattgtaaatgccacctgggcattagaatagatgtcatggttatttaaatgataaatacatttgtacataataatacataatgttaaattttaacacaaaattaaaatgagtttaataaaaatgtataggtttcaatattcatactacgtttatatgactcataaagctatgacattcggttctatttatgtaatgaatcataatgcgatcgtattatttaacgcgctattattatgtttgagatatcaactggtcgataatgtttgtataactgtaagtaacaactggtaaaatgtacgcctatgtcataaaaaacattgatacttttacacttaaatattctcttctcagccatgtttacagtccgtgagcgaaatatcctcccatctgttgtctgattggtctttcgcaaggattcctgggtagttgaagtgcgtggagcctgcttctatgcgggcttcgcggaagaccgcttcaaTGGTACAAAGGGGGagctgctgagcacacttcggagcgttaaaatgctgaatgggacggcctacggactcgtagactcggcgagcacgcgcatttcaagtccacgagaccgaaagtccacatgaagtgcgcgatttgggacagggccttagTTTTCCTCTCGCGGAAGTGATTTGCGCAAGCATCAGTTGTATGCTCGGTTATTATTGGCATGGATTTGACGCCATACTAATGTTATCACaaattgttaaatataaaaatcaatgaaATCAAGTTATGAGCACTGTACGGAACACAGTTAACCCCTAGCATCTTCCGTACACTGGCTGAGGTGGTTCTACTACTTTTCCCCACTTTTCTCAAAAACTATTTGTCCCAAGACATCAATCAAAGTTTGAGTAGAGAAAAGTGTACGGAACATGGTTAGTCTCGCTGGTTTTTTAAAGTGACACGGCAATATCCCAGCTAACAATTTTACGCTCTGGGAGCTCAATAAGCCCTATTGGTTTTCCAGGAAAGTTTTCTTAACGTAAATAGAACGTTCCCAGAACCTTAAGGGAACCTTACCTTAACCTTAAGGGAACGTTCTATTTACGTTAAGAAAACTTTCCTGGATAACCAATAGGGAACgctctgggaaccaaaaactaacgttctcataaagttcccagaacgttctcctAACCACTACATTCTGATGTCTGTACATTAATAATCAGTAAACAAGCCAATACTTCTACATAGTTtattgtaaacatattttattgtagTACAACAATAATATTGTTCTTATTGTACATAATCATATGAaccatgaattatatatatatgacttgcatttaaagaaaagaTCTCAATATCTGAAATGGgatatgaacattttattttaaataaacaaaatgtataagTTTGAAAATGTGTACAGTGAACGTGTGCAGGGAACAAAACTGAAAACGTATACGGTGAACAAAACTGTAAAACTTCTCCAAGTCTTCACTTCATTAGCtgcgaaaaaaaaacaaaggggaaaaaaagacacaagtcagttagaaattataggcataaaaaaataaataaaaaaaattctggactTTGTGTCGATGGCCGGCGAGTTCACAAAATTTTGCAgccataattttatatatatatatatatatatatatatatatatatatatatatatatatatatatatatatatatatatttttttttactggccaggaatttatttatttatgaggcAGTTACTACAATAATTACTAAACATCATATAATGCTTTTAACTTGCCCTAGTTTTACTTTTGGGGGGGGAATGTATACTTATATGAAAACTACTGAAGTCACCTGCAAG is a window from the Carassius carassius chromosome 13, fCarCar2.1, whole genome shotgun sequence genome containing:
- the mvda gene encoding diphosphomevalonate decarboxylase isoform X4, which codes for MKMPENDKQSLSMVTCTAPVNIAVIKYWGKRDEDLILPINSSLSVTLHQDQLKTTTTIACSRNFQQDRIWLNGKEEDISNSRLQSCLQEIRRVSRKRRNSGDSTSDVSSVSHKVHICSVNNFPTAAGLASSASGYACLVYTLSQLFGVESEQLSAVARQGSGSACRSLYGGFVQWKLGEQLDGKDSLAEQVESESYWPELRILILVVSAEQKSVGSTSGMHTSVETSQLLKVAYTFDAGPNAVIYTLQDHLPEFVQVVRHFFPPEVNGEEFVKGLPVCSADLSEELKRDINMEPTPKAIRYIISTKAGPGPCVVKDPNHHLLGADGLPKKSAISD
- the mvda gene encoding diphosphomevalonate decarboxylase isoform X3; amino-acid sequence: MKMPENDKQSLSMVTCTAPVNIAVIKYWGKRDEDLILPINSSLSVTLHQDQLKTTTTIACSRNFQQDRIWLNGKEEDISNSRLQSCLQEIRRVSRKRRNSGDSTSDVSSVSHKVHICSVNNFPTAAGLASSASGYACLVYTLSQLFGVESEQLSAVARQGSGSACRSLYGGFVQWKLGEQLDGKDSLAEQVESESYWPELRILILVYRADVVVPSRMEKMIRVIRERDFPAFGELTMKDSNQFHAICLDTYPPIFYLNNMSHRIISLVHHYNQYYGETRVAYTFDAGPNAVIYTLQDHLPEFVQVVRHFFPPEVNGEEFVKGLPVCSADLSEELKRDINMEPTPKAIRYIISTKAGPGPCVVKDPNHHLLGADGLPKKSAISD
- the mvda gene encoding diphosphomevalonate decarboxylase isoform X1 — its product is MKMPENDKQSLSMVTCTAPVNIAVIKYWGKRDEDLILPINSSLSVTLHQDQLKTTTTIACSRNFQQDRIWLNGKEEDISNSRLQSCLQEIRRVSRKRRNSGDSTSDVSSVSHKVHICSVNNFPTAAGLASSASGYACLVYTLSQLFGVESEQLSAVARQGSGSACRSLYGGFVQWKLGEQLDGKDSLAEQVESESYWPELRILILVVSAEQKSVGSTSGMHTSVETSQLLKYRADVVVPSRMEKMIRVIRERDFPAFGELTMKDSNQFHAICLDTYPPIFYLNNMSHRIISLVHHYNQYYGETRVAYTFDAGPNAVIYTLQDHLPEFVQVVRHFFPPEVNGEEFVKGLPVCSADLSEELKRDINMEPTPKAIRYIISTKAGPGPCVVKDPNHHLLGADGLPKKSAISD